The Longimicrobium sp. genome includes the window CGGAAGGGCACGCCCAGCGAGCGCACGTGCTTCAGCAGCTCCTGGTCGGCGGCGCGGTTCGCGTCGGCGTCGTGCTCGATGGACGCCGGGTTGAAGGCGGTGACGATGCCCCCCGGACGCAGCGAGGCATCGGGCAGGGTTCCGTCCAGGCGCACCTCGAGCGTGCCGTTCGGGCCCTCGACGGTCCAGACGGTGCGGCCGTAGGCCTCCAGCAGGTCGGTGTCGCTCAAGATGGCCGGTGCAGTAGACACGTTTCAGTAGCGTTGTTCACGGGCGAGCTCGCCCGAGGCGTCGTAGACGCGGAGTACGTTGGCGCCGCCGTCGTAGTCGGCGTCGATCAGCTGGTACGCGACGGCACCGTCGCGGTAGACCTCGATCATGTCGGCCCGGCCGTCGCCGTTGCGGTCCGTCCACGTGGCCACGGGCCGCGCCCCGCCCACGAAGCGAACCAGGCGCGCGCGTGCGCCGCCGGGACGGACGCTGCTCACGCCGTCGCCCACGGCGCGAACGCCGTCGAGCGCGCCGGTGCCGCGGAACCACGAGGCCAGCGCCCCGCGCCACTGCCCCGCCAGTGAAGACGGGGCCGGCATGTCGGGCATGTCGCTCGAGGGGGGCGACCAGCTGTCCTGCGCCCGCAGGGTAGCGACTGCCACCAGGGTAAGGCCGACCGCCGCGGCGGCGGCCACACCAATCATGCGTCGCATGCGTTACCTCTTTCG containing:
- a CDS encoding DUF3293 domain-containing protein, producing MSTAPAILSDTDLLEAYGRTVWTVEGPNGTLEVRLDGTLPDASLRPGGIVTAFNPASIEHDADANRAADQELLKHVRSLGVPFRRSHAHGGGDGSWDEPGFLLTGDVRPLLVELGLVFGQNAVVWIDTTGQVSLVCTRAGFAGRRPGQKIDL